A window of Eikenella corrodens contains these coding sequences:
- a CDS encoding amino acid ABC transporter permease codes for MVLEWLFAGQNAARLAQGLWLTAKISLISVALSCVLGTLFGLLMRVRHPLVRFVCALYLETVRIVPILVWLFVLYFGLSAWTDIHLSGVWVCIWVFVVWGTGEMGDLVRGALESIEKHQVESAKALGLNRWQVFWYIELPQSVQRALPGAINLFTRMVKTSSLAALIGVVEVVKVGQQIIENSLLTMPNASFWVYGLIFILYFLCCWPLSLLAGYLEKKWES; via the coding sequence ATGGTGCTTGAATGGCTGTTTGCCGGCCAGAATGCGGCGCGTTTGGCGCAGGGCTTGTGGCTCACGGCGAAGATTTCGTTGATTTCGGTGGCGCTTTCCTGCGTGTTGGGCACGCTGTTCGGGCTGCTGATGCGGGTGCGCCATCCGCTGGTGCGCTTTGTGTGTGCACTGTATTTGGAAACGGTGCGGATTGTGCCGATTCTGGTGTGGCTGTTTGTGCTGTATTTCGGGCTTTCGGCTTGGACCGACATCCATTTGAGCGGCGTGTGGGTGTGCATTTGGGTGTTTGTGGTTTGGGGCACCGGCGAGATGGGCGATTTGGTGCGCGGCGCGCTGGAATCGATTGAAAAGCATCAGGTGGAATCGGCCAAGGCGCTGGGGCTGAACCGGTGGCAGGTGTTTTGGTATATCGAGCTGCCGCAGAGCGTGCAGCGGGCGCTGCCGGGGGCGATTAACTTATTCACGCGTATGGTGAAAACCAGCTCGCTAGCCGCCTTGATCGGCGTGGTGGAAGTGGTGAAGGTGGGGCAGCAGATTATCGAGAATTCGCTGCTCACCATGCCGAACGCTTCGTTTTGGGTGTACGGCCTGATTTTCATACTGTATTTCTTGTGCTGCTGGCCGCTGTCGCTGCTGGCGGGCTATTTGGAAAAGAAATGGGAGAGCTGA
- a CDS encoding amino acid ABC transporter permease, with protein MNWSYFWRVAPKFADAALITLKLSAYSIALSLLLGLAVAVVTAYRVRPLYWPARAYIELSRNTPLLIQLFFLYYGLPKVGIKWDGFTCGILALVFLGASYMSEALRAGLLSVPKGQVEAAKAIGLSRWQVFRFVVLPQAWAVAVPAVGANVLFLIKETSVVSAVAVAELMFVTKDIIGMDYKTNEALLLLFISYLIILLPVSLLARWAERRLREAKYGA; from the coding sequence ATGAACTGGTCTTATTTTTGGCGTGTGGCGCCGAAGTTTGCCGATGCCGCGCTGATTACGTTGAAGCTGTCGGCCTACAGCATTGCGCTGTCGCTCCTGCTGGGGCTGGCGGTGGCGGTGGTAACGGCCTACCGCGTGCGGCCGCTGTATTGGCCGGCGCGGGCGTATATCGAGCTTTCGCGCAACACGCCTTTGCTGATCCAGCTGTTTTTCCTGTATTACGGCCTGCCGAAGGTGGGCATTAAGTGGGACGGCTTTACCTGCGGCATCCTGGCGCTGGTGTTTTTGGGCGCGAGCTATATGTCGGAGGCGCTGCGGGCGGGTTTGCTTTCGGTGCCCAAGGGGCAGGTGGAGGCGGCTAAGGCGATTGGTTTGTCGCGCTGGCAGGTGTTCCGTTTTGTGGTGCTGCCGCAGGCTTGGGCGGTGGCTGTGCCGGCGGTCGGGGCGAATGTGCTGTTTCTGATTAAGGAAACTTCGGTGGTGAGCGCGGTGGCGGTGGCGGAGTTGATGTTTGTCACCAAAGACATCATCGGCATGGACTATAAAACCAATGAGGCGCTGCTGCTGTTGTTTATCAGCTACCTGATTATTCTGCTGCCGGTGTCGCTGCTGGCGCGTTGGGCGGAAAGAAGGCTGCGGGAGGCGAAATATGGTGCTTGA
- a CDS encoding DUF262 domain-containing protein, with the protein MTASKPIVTLSLPQIAAWQIDLPQAKSDIVARLPALQRGAVWKPDQIEFLWDSILRCFPIGSILLSNRIEGQSSKISKFGEANPNESEVTHHILDGQQRCNAIAMAFDLPEYGNSKTQTMLWYDLKGNEECGKAAHSRKFLFRVTTSAHPWGYDLDESSGRISHSQMEAFRNTYQECCGDDKYPLVAKSIPWRATLPIPVGLLLQNLTAEGFNWDEIIRNPWVEKIDNWLNARKEKQGNTQEAEQSLSGYLKSPDNQQEITTAFSPVLDTVIPAITIAFNPPDSSNENEDGNFIENIELIFSRINNRGTPIDQEELRYSMIKAYYPDVEQKVIGQIEKLPVSEARLINLGIRAVLMRKYQEYQPILTPQKIRNIFKEGADEDIIKGYLKKQFPEAIKWIEDHLLYKDKSFGLPPYLRSSIAWRSQEVFLWWIMLAAEFDYSEISEKDAKRILAISLIIHWFSDSKDRICRQLWHLQFTPEARKPWQEWTFDDLNIEDRLFQLTKPKELKEKLEEKINAAFEAMENSNTDFHNLWQLLTYQNDGNLRFANFAFKLWHMQEFLVYFQRAQLPGMVEYDPSNKTLWETHNRPWDYDHMLPSAALNAQGKGLRKYTSLCKIFQRSIGNQMALPFSMNRSKSDGDFLQNYQDSENEERDLIDSAFALGADKLDAFSLTLDASKHKEAAEKYIKATNERLAKLYQQWFDDLSVKDMI; encoded by the coding sequence ATGACAGCCTCAAAACCAATTGTAACCCTCTCGCTACCGCAAATCGCCGCTTGGCAAATTGACCTGCCGCAGGCCAAATCTGACATTGTTGCCAGATTGCCGGCCTTGCAGCGCGGCGCTGTGTGGAAACCCGATCAAATCGAATTTTTGTGGGATTCTATTTTGCGCTGCTTCCCCATCGGATCAATCTTATTGAGCAACCGTATCGAAGGGCAGAGCAGCAAAATCAGTAAATTTGGTGAGGCGAACCCAAATGAATCAGAGGTTACCCATCATATTTTGGACGGGCAACAACGCTGCAACGCTATTGCCATGGCCTTTGATTTACCTGAATACGGCAATTCGAAAACCCAAACTATGCTTTGGTACGATTTGAAAGGTAATGAAGAATGTGGTAAGGCTGCACATTCGCGCAAATTCCTGTTTCGCGTAACCACCAGCGCCCATCCGTGGGGCTACGATCTTGATGAATCTTCCGGTCGAATCAGCCACAGCCAAATGGAAGCATTCCGCAACACTTACCAAGAATGCTGTGGGGATGACAAATATCCCTTAGTAGCGAAAAGTATCCCTTGGCGTGCCACGCTGCCGATACCTGTCGGGTTGCTGTTGCAAAATTTAACGGCAGAAGGGTTTAACTGGGATGAGATTATCCGCAACCCTTGGGTAGAAAAAATCGACAACTGGTTAAACGCTCGAAAAGAGAAGCAGGGTAATACGCAAGAAGCTGAACAGAGCCTGTCAGGCTACCTGAAAAGCCCAGATAATCAGCAGGAAATAACTACTGCCTTCTCTCCCGTTTTAGATACGGTTATTCCCGCTATTACCATTGCCTTCAACCCACCAGACAGTAGCAATGAGAATGAAGATGGGAATTTCATAGAAAACATCGAGCTAATTTTCAGCCGCATCAATAATCGCGGTACACCAATTGATCAGGAAGAGCTGCGTTATTCTATGATCAAAGCCTATTATCCTGACGTAGAGCAGAAAGTGATCGGTCAAATCGAGAAACTGCCGGTGAGTGAGGCACGCCTAATCAACCTCGGTATTCGTGCTGTCTTGATGCGGAAATACCAGGAATATCAGCCTATCTTAACACCACAGAAAATCCGTAACATTTTCAAAGAGGGTGCGGATGAGGATATTATCAAAGGCTACCTGAAAAAACAGTTTCCCGAAGCCATCAAATGGATTGAAGACCATCTGCTATACAAAGATAAAAGCTTCGGCCTGCCGCCTTATTTGCGCAGCAGCATTGCTTGGCGCAGCCAGGAAGTGTTCCTATGGTGGATTATGTTGGCAGCAGAGTTCGATTATTCGGAAATATCAGAAAAAGATGCCAAAAGGATTTTGGCTATTTCATTAATTATTCATTGGTTTAGTGACAGCAAAGACCGTATTTGCCGACAACTTTGGCATTTACAATTCACCCCTGAAGCTCGGAAACCTTGGCAGGAGTGGACATTTGATGACTTAAATATAGAGGACAGATTGTTCCAATTGACTAAACCCAAAGAATTGAAAGAAAAACTCGAGGAGAAGATCAACGCCGCTTTTGAGGCAATGGAAAACTCGAATACCGACTTCCATAATTTGTGGCAACTGCTTACCTATCAGAACGACGGAAATCTGCGCTTTGCTAATTTTGCCTTCAAACTTTGGCATATGCAGGAGTTCCTAGTCTATTTTCAGCGTGCCCAGCTTCCCGGTATGGTGGAATACGATCCTTCCAACAAAACTCTGTGGGAAACCCACAACCGCCCTTGGGATTACGACCATATGCTGCCTAGCGCCGCACTGAATGCGCAAGGTAAAGGGCTAAGGAAATACACCAGTTTATGCAAAATATTCCAACGCAGTATCGGCAACCAGATGGCCTTGCCGTTCAGCATGAACCGTTCGAAAAGTGATGGTGATTTTTTGCAGAATTATCAAGACAGCGAAAACGAAGAGCGTGACTTGATCGACTCCGCTTTTGCTTTGGGTGCAGATAAATTGGATGCTTTCAGTCTGACGTTGGATGCAAGCAAACATAAAGAGGCTGCGGAGAAATATATTAAGGCTACTAACGAACGATTGGCCAAACTGTACCAACAGTGGTTTGATGATTTGTCAGTTAAGGATATGATATAA
- a CDS encoding iron ABC transporter ATP-binding protein, producing MIQIQNISHQINGHPILNNITLDIPQNGITALIGANGAGKSTLLSLMARLQPTQSGSIAYNGRDLAATPTAEAAKILSILTQENSIHSRISVRDLLMFGRYPYHQGRPTGEDKAIVEQAVVQFQLEPIAHRYLTELSGGQRQRALIAMVFCQSTEYVLLDEPLNNLDMYYARQLMQLLRELTHRHNRTTVVVLHDINMAAAYADHVVAMQRGEVKFAGSPDEVFTAENIKTLFDMDVDVLDYKGKKLIVHHV from the coding sequence ATGATACAAATCCAAAATATTTCCCACCAAATCAACGGCCACCCCATACTCAACAACATCACGCTCGACATCCCCCAAAACGGCATCACCGCCCTCATCGGCGCGAACGGCGCGGGCAAATCCACCCTGCTCTCGCTGATGGCGCGGCTGCAACCCACCCAGTCCGGCAGTATTGCCTACAACGGCCGCGACTTGGCCGCCACCCCCACCGCCGAAGCCGCCAAAATCCTCTCCATTCTCACGCAGGAAAACAGCATCCACAGCCGCATCTCCGTGCGCGACCTGCTCATGTTCGGCCGCTACCCCTACCACCAAGGCCGCCCCACAGGCGAAGACAAAGCCATTGTGGAACAGGCCGTCGTCCAATTCCAGCTCGAACCCATCGCCCACCGCTACCTCACCGAACTTTCCGGCGGGCAACGCCAGCGCGCCCTGATTGCCATGGTGTTCTGCCAGTCCACCGAATACGTGCTGCTGGACGAGCCGCTCAACAATCTGGACATGTATTACGCGCGCCAGCTTATGCAGCTCTTGCGCGAACTGACGCACCGCCACAATCGCACCACCGTGGTTGTGCTGCACGACATCAACATGGCCGCCGCCTATGCCGACCACGTCGTCGCCATGCAGCGCGGCGAAGTGAAATTTGCAGGCAGCCCCGACGAAGTCTTCACGGCGGAAAACATCAAAACGCTGTTCGATATGGATGTGGACGTGTTGGATTACAAAGGGAAAAAGCTGATTGTGCATCATGTTTAG
- a CDS encoding iron chelate uptake ABC transporter family permease subunit, whose translation MTQDRKTLLALTALLLLSCALFLTWNAPHGEWGYILPLRGAKLAALLLVAYSVGVSTLLFQTLTNNPILTPSVLGFDALYVFLQTLLVFALGSTGYTQLPPYGKFTLELAAMLGGSLLLFSLLLRQGGRDLARMILIGVIFGVLFRSLSSLLQRMIDPEEYAVAQTAMFASFNTVNTKLLGFGGAIAVASVPVLWRERYRLDVHLLGRDQVTNLGISYPRHTLWILAWIALLVATATATVGIVSFFGLLVCALANHFSGSLHHAVRLPMVFLVSAIMLIGGQAVFEHLLGMKAVLSVVVEFAGGLVFLWLVLKKRAV comes from the coding sequence ATGACCCAAGACCGCAAAACCCTCCTCGCCCTCACCGCCCTGCTCCTGCTCTCCTGCGCCCTGTTCCTCACCTGGAACGCGCCGCACGGCGAATGGGGCTACATCCTCCCCCTGCGCGGCGCGAAACTGGCCGCCCTGCTGCTCGTCGCCTATTCCGTGGGCGTGTCCACCCTGCTGTTCCAAACGCTCACCAACAACCCCATCCTCACCCCGTCCGTGCTCGGCTTCGACGCGCTCTACGTCTTCCTGCAAACCCTGCTCGTGTTCGCACTCGGCAGCACGGGCTACACCCAGCTCCCGCCATACGGCAAATTCACGCTGGAACTGGCCGCCATGCTCGGCGGCTCGCTGCTGCTGTTCAGCCTGCTGCTGCGGCAGGGCGGGCGCGATTTGGCGCGCATGATTCTTATCGGCGTGATATTCGGCGTGCTCTTCCGCAGCCTGTCCTCCCTGTTGCAGCGCATGATCGACCCCGAAGAATACGCCGTCGCCCAAACCGCTATGTTTGCCAGCTTCAACACCGTCAATACCAAGCTGCTCGGCTTCGGCGGCGCGATTGCCGTTGCCAGCGTGCCCGTGTTGTGGCGCGAACGGTATCGGCTGGACGTGCACCTGCTCGGGCGCGATCAAGTGACCAACCTTGGCATCAGCTACCCGCGCCACACACTGTGGATTTTGGCGTGGATTGCGCTTTTGGTCGCCACCGCCACTGCCACGGTCGGTATCGTCAGCTTTTTCGGGCTGCTCGTCTGCGCGCTGGCCAACCACTTTTCAGGCAGCCTGCACCATGCCGTGCGCCTGCCGATGGTGTTCCTCGTTTCCGCCATCATGCTCATCGGCGGGCAGGCCGTTTTCGAGCACCTGCTGGGCATGAAGGCCGTATTGAGCGTGGTGGTGGAATTTGCCGGCGGGCTGGTGTTTTTGTGGCTAGTGCTGAAAAAACGGGCAGTTTGA
- a CDS encoding SDR family NAD(P)-dependent oxidoreductase: MKRFENKTILITGASSGIGLAGAKQLVAEGAKVIITGRTPSRLQAAAEELGANAVAVLDDAADGKTLERLLPVVERIGKLDGLWLNAAYAAGAPLEATGKSMIEQMFQVNVVAPMLQMGALSPHLNNGASVVVTSSSAVYEGQPNVALYAATKAAVLAAARSWAAELAPRGIRVNSLVPGPITSNLRSVLPDEMRAQFEEQLAEVVLLKRVGEAREAAAVALFLLSDDASYVTGSAYAVDGGLLMD; this comes from the coding sequence ATGAAACGCTTTGAAAACAAGACCATTTTAATTACCGGAGCCAGCAGCGGCATCGGTTTGGCAGGCGCAAAACAGCTTGTTGCCGAAGGTGCGAAAGTCATCATCACCGGGCGTACCCCAAGCCGTCTGCAAGCCGCTGCCGAAGAACTGGGCGCAAACGCCGTGGCCGTGCTCGATGATGCGGCGGACGGCAAAACGCTGGAACGGCTGCTGCCCGTGGTGGAGCGCATCGGGAAGCTGGACGGCCTGTGGCTCAATGCCGCCTATGCCGCAGGCGCGCCGCTGGAAGCCACCGGCAAATCCATGATTGAACAGATGTTTCAGGTAAACGTGGTCGCCCCCATGCTGCAAATGGGCGCGCTCTCGCCGCATCTGAACAACGGCGCGTCCGTGGTCGTAACCTCGTCCAGCGCGGTGTACGAAGGGCAGCCGAATGTCGCCCTGTATGCCGCTACCAAAGCAGCGGTGCTGGCGGCGGCGCGCAGTTGGGCGGCGGAACTCGCCCCGCGCGGCATCCGTGTCAATTCGCTCGTGCCCGGCCCGATTACCAGCAACCTGCGTTCGGTGCTGCCCGACGAAATGCGCGCCCAGTTTGAAGAACAGCTTGCCGAAGTGGTGCTGCTCAAACGCGTAGGCGAAGCGCGCGAAGCGGCGGCGGTGGCACTCTTTCTGCTGTCGGACGATGCAAGCTACGTTACCGGCAGCGCGTATGCGGTGGACGGCGGGCTGCTGATGGATTGA
- a CDS encoding nitroreductase family protein gives MNHQTIMQNAEARRSVYALNRNLPLPTEEIAAIVRHALKYSPSPFNSHSTRLLVLFGAEHEKLWDIASEVLQAAVPPEIFAQQTAPKLAAFRAAAGSILFYQDTDVVSGLQQRMPLYADTFPVSADKEFAMMQYAIWTTFAAAGIGANIQHYNPLIDEAVAQTWQVPAHWRLRSQMVFGGIASPAAEREYAPTEPRLRIFGLDGGN, from the coding sequence ATGAACCACCAAACCATTATGCAGAACGCCGAAGCGCGCCGCTCCGTGTACGCGCTCAACCGCAACCTGCCCCTGCCGACCGAAGAAATCGCCGCCATCGTCCGCCACGCCCTGAAATACAGCCCTTCGCCGTTCAATTCCCATTCCACCCGCCTGCTCGTCCTGTTCGGCGCGGAACACGAAAAACTGTGGGACATCGCCTCCGAAGTGCTGCAAGCCGCCGTGCCGCCCGAAATTTTCGCCCAACAGACCGCGCCCAAACTTGCCGCCTTCCGCGCCGCCGCAGGCAGCATCCTGTTTTACCAAGACACGGACGTGGTTTCAGGCTTGCAACAGCGTATGCCGCTTTACGCCGACACCTTCCCCGTGTCCGCCGACAAAGAATTCGCCATGATGCAGTACGCGATTTGGACCACCTTCGCCGCCGCCGGAATCGGCGCGAACATCCAGCATTACAACCCGCTGATTGACGAAGCCGTCGCCCAAACGTGGCAGGTTCCCGCCCACTGGCGGCTGCGCAGCCAAATGGTGTTCGGCGGCATCGCCTCCCCCGCCGCCGAACGCGAATACGCCCCCACCGAGCCGCGCCTGCGGATTTTCGGGCTGGATGGCGGCAACTGA
- a CDS encoding FepA family TonB-dependent siderophore receptor, which translates to MKSRSTPVFRLSLIALALCSLPAYADDAASAPADPAEHTQELETIYITAERKLQQQLGVSRINRADIEKRPAANDLSELIRTMPGVNLTGNAATGQRGNKRQIDIRGMGPENTLILIDGKPVTSRNAERMGMRGERNTRGDSNWVPVEAVESISVIRGPAAARYGSGAMGGVVNIVTKKITNDFSGSATYYTNQPQNSKEGATQRIGFVLSGPIVKDRLSFRLYGNINKTEADANDINAGVDGRGLAAGVEGVRNRDIAGRLHWSISPEHSLTLDGSFSRQGNIYNGDTLNSNNTGITSQLLRNGVEETSRLYRRAYSLTYNGTFGWGDNKTWLSYDETKNSRFPDNMAGGPEGSYSSDKFTDSRLKNTRLSTEFHIPFNAAGSHVLTAGAELGRSSLDDPYTMSYTGRGTGNPIPGRRTDDSRMAENRWAVFAEDHWTAREQTHLIPFLRYDHSSISGGNVSGGLNFEQGIGANWRIKGGIARAYKAPSLYQTHPSYLIATRGKGCPIVPGFPTTGACYYLGNAHLKPETALNKELGFEFAKDGWSASMAYFHNAYRNKIIIGRTLIGTVAPNTNVLQWENSPTATVSGFEGNITIPLHRTLKWSNNFTYMQKSEDADGNPLSLIPKYTLNSTLNWTPNEKWDANLTFTHYGRTKPRGVVIVRHERPVEDGLDSTQLGSYGLWGINAGYNWNSRVNVRLGISNLFDKQIYRSGRGANVYNEHGRAFYGSLKVSF; encoded by the coding sequence ATGAAATCACGCAGCACACCTGTTTTCCGACTCTCTCTGATTGCCCTCGCTTTGTGCAGCCTGCCAGCTTATGCGGACGACGCGGCCTCCGCTCCCGCAGATCCTGCGGAACACACGCAGGAGCTGGAAACCATCTACATCACCGCCGAACGCAAATTGCAGCAGCAGCTCGGCGTGTCGCGCATCAACCGCGCGGATATTGAAAAACGCCCTGCCGCCAACGATTTGTCCGAGCTCATCCGCACCATGCCCGGCGTGAACCTGACCGGCAATGCCGCCACCGGTCAGCGCGGCAACAAGCGGCAAATCGATATCCGCGGCATGGGCCCCGAAAACACGCTGATTCTGATTGACGGCAAACCCGTTACTTCGCGCAATGCGGAGCGCATGGGTATGCGCGGCGAACGCAACACGCGCGGCGACAGCAACTGGGTGCCCGTGGAAGCGGTTGAAAGCATCAGCGTTATCCGCGGCCCTGCGGCGGCGCGTTACGGCTCGGGCGCAATGGGCGGCGTGGTCAATATCGTTACCAAAAAAATCACCAACGATTTCAGCGGTTCGGCCACCTACTACACCAATCAGCCGCAAAACAGCAAAGAAGGCGCCACGCAGCGCATCGGGTTCGTTTTGAGCGGTCCGATTGTGAAAGACAGGCTTTCGTTCCGCCTCTACGGCAACATCAATAAAACCGAAGCCGATGCCAACGACATCAACGCCGGTGTGGACGGCAGGGGTTTGGCCGCAGGCGTGGAAGGCGTGCGCAACCGAGACATTGCAGGCAGGCTGCACTGGAGCATTTCGCCCGAACACAGCTTAACGCTGGACGGCAGCTTCAGCCGCCAAGGCAATATTTATAACGGCGACACGCTCAACAGCAACAACACCGGCATCACGTCGCAACTGCTGCGCAACGGCGTAGAAGAAACCTCACGCCTGTACCGCCGCGCCTATTCGCTTACCTACAACGGCACCTTCGGCTGGGGCGACAACAAAACCTGGCTCAGTTATGACGAAACCAAAAACAGCCGCTTCCCCGACAACATGGCGGGCGGCCCCGAAGGCAGCTACAGCAGCGACAAATTCACCGACAGCCGCCTGAAAAACACGCGCCTGAGCACCGAATTCCACATTCCGTTCAACGCGGCGGGCAGCCACGTCCTGACCGCAGGCGCGGAACTGGGGCGCAGCTCGCTGGACGACCCCTACACCATGAGCTACACCGGGCGCGGCACGGGCAACCCGATACCCGGCCGCAGGACGGACGACAGCCGCATGGCGGAAAACCGCTGGGCGGTCTTTGCCGAAGACCACTGGACCGCGCGGGAACAAACCCACCTGATTCCCTTCCTACGCTACGACCACAGCAGCATTTCCGGCGGCAACGTGAGCGGCGGCCTGAACTTCGAGCAGGGCATCGGCGCGAACTGGCGCATCAAGGGCGGCATCGCGCGCGCCTACAAAGCCCCCAGCCTGTACCAGACGCACCCGAGCTACCTGATTGCCACGCGCGGCAAAGGCTGTCCGATTGTGCCCGGCTTCCCCACCACCGGCGCGTGCTATTATTTAGGCAACGCCCACCTGAAACCCGAAACCGCGCTCAACAAAGAGTTGGGCTTTGAATTTGCGAAAGACGGCTGGTCGGCCAGCATGGCGTATTTCCACAACGCCTACCGCAACAAGATTATCATCGGCCGCACGCTCATCGGCACCGTCGCGCCCAACACCAACGTCCTGCAATGGGAAAACAGCCCCACCGCCACCGTGTCCGGCTTCGAAGGCAACATCACCATCCCGCTGCACCGCACGCTGAAATGGAGCAACAATTTCACCTATATGCAGAAATCGGAAGACGCGGACGGCAACCCCCTGTCGCTGATTCCGAAATACACGCTCAACAGCACCCTGAACTGGACGCCGAACGAAAAATGGGACGCCAACCTGACCTTCACGCACTACGGCCGCACCAAGCCGCGCGGCGTGGTCATCGTCCGCCACGAACGGCCGGTTGAAGACGGGCTGGATTCCACCCAATTGGGCAGCTACGGCCTGTGGGGCATCAACGCGGGCTACAACTGGAACAGCCGCGTCAATGTGCGCCTGGGCATCAGCAACCTGTTTGACAAGCAAATCTACCGCTCCGGCAGGGGCGCGAACGTTTACAACGAACACGGCCGCGCGTTTTACGGCAGCCTGAAAGTCTCCTTCTGA
- a CDS encoding alpha/beta hydrolase, with protein MQPAPLIRTLFLSLLFGLPACASADNAAPAAPAPRGNQPQQADLSALDNPDSGYRFVTRRLLSEDGRRRYRVYIGIPQQPAPEGGFPVLYALDGNAAAAFLDDAAFARLRKNPVILVLVAPDSSLRIDRAQRAWDYTPPVSGQTCLHDPIDPTLCNGGALGFFRLLTGKIRPLAAEAAPMLDTRRQTLWGHSYGGLFVLYAFLHAPQSFDRYVAADPSLWLRGGSGLPDMDGLDARIGRGTRNIWLHKSGGALPGALQDKIPPPDPERLRRLAARLDALPNVSAVYEEYPAETHGSIMKLSFQTALALAAEP; from the coding sequence ATGCAGCCTGCACCCCTAATCCGCACCCTGTTCCTGTCCCTGCTGTTCGGCCTGCCTGCCTGCGCATCGGCCGACAACGCCGCCCCTGCCGCACCCGCGCCGCGCGGCAACCAACCGCAGCAGGCCGATTTGTCCGCGCTGGACAACCCCGACAGCGGCTACCGTTTTGTAACACGCAGGCTGCTTTCCGAAGACGGCAGGCGGCGTTACCGCGTCTATATCGGCATTCCGCAGCAGCCTGCACCCGAAGGCGGCTTCCCCGTGCTGTACGCCTTGGATGGCAACGCTGCCGCCGCATTTCTGGACGACGCGGCCTTTGCGCGGCTGCGGAAAAATCCCGTCATCCTCGTGTTGGTCGCGCCCGACAGCAGCCTGCGCATCGACCGCGCCCAACGCGCGTGGGACTACACCCCGCCCGTGTCCGGCCAAACCTGCCTGCACGACCCGATTGACCCCACGCTCTGCAACGGCGGCGCATTGGGCTTTTTCAGGCTGCTCACCGGCAAAATCCGCCCGCTCGCAGCTGAAGCCGCGCCGATGCTGGATACGCGACGGCAAACGCTGTGGGGGCATTCCTACGGCGGGCTGTTTGTGCTGTATGCCTTCCTGCACGCGCCGCAGTCGTTCGACCGCTATGTCGCCGCTGACCCGTCCTTGTGGCTGCGCGGCGGCAGCGGCCTGCCCGATATGGACGGATTGGATGCCCGAATCGGACGCGGCACGCGGAACATCTGGCTGCACAAAAGCGGCGGCGCGCTGCCCGGCGCATTGCAGGACAAAATACCGCCGCCCGACCCCGAACGCCTGCGCCGCCTTGCCGCCCGCTTGGACGCGCTGCCCAATGTGTCCGCCGTTTACGAAGAATACCCCGCCGAAACGCACGGCAGCATCATGAAACTATCGTTTCAGACAGCCCTCGCGCTGGCCGCCGAACCGTAA
- a CDS encoding siderophore ABC transporter substrate-binding protein, with amino-acid sequence MTKTKLPVLLILAALTACNPNGEQAKQPATASGASASAEKPQADQTPLKPHTDIQGEVVKVQTARGEFPVPKNPERVAVYDFGALDTLTALGVNVGATVDKTNLGYLKPTVEKAQHVGTLFEPNYEALNAFKPQLIITGSRANKAIHQLNEIAPTIEMTADTKNLIASAKERIDAYAQIFGKQAEADKLKADIDAALAAAKTAAQGKGTGLVIIVNAGKLSAQSPTSRLGGWIHQGIGITPVDAQMKEGSHGMPVSFEYLKEKNPDWLFVLDRSAAIGEEGQAAKDVLNNPLVAETTAWKRGQVVYLDSGTYLAAGGARQLQTALKQVAEALAKAK; translated from the coding sequence ATGACAAAAACCAAACTCCCCGTCCTGTTGATTCTGGCCGCGCTCACCGCGTGCAACCCGAACGGCGAACAGGCAAAGCAGCCTGCAACTGCATCCGGCGCATCCGCCTCCGCAGAAAAACCCCAAGCCGACCAAACGCCGCTGAAACCGCATACCGACATCCAAGGCGAAGTGGTCAAAGTGCAGACCGCGCGCGGCGAGTTTCCCGTGCCTAAAAATCCCGAACGCGTGGCCGTGTACGACTTCGGCGCGCTGGACACGCTCACCGCATTGGGCGTGAACGTGGGCGCGACGGTGGACAAAACCAATCTGGGCTACCTGAAACCTACCGTGGAAAAAGCCCAGCACGTCGGCACACTGTTCGAGCCGAACTACGAAGCGCTCAACGCCTTCAAGCCGCAGCTCATCATCACCGGCAGCCGCGCCAACAAAGCCATCCACCAGCTCAACGAAATCGCCCCCACGATTGAAATGACGGCGGACACCAAAAACCTGATTGCCAGCGCGAAAGAACGCATCGACGCTTACGCGCAAATCTTCGGCAAACAGGCCGAAGCCGACAAACTGAAAGCCGACATCGACGCCGCACTGGCCGCCGCCAAAACCGCCGCGCAGGGCAAAGGCACCGGTTTGGTGATTATCGTGAACGCGGGCAAACTCTCCGCCCAAAGCCCCACTTCGCGGCTGGGCGGCTGGATTCACCAAGGCATCGGCATCACGCCCGTGGACGCGCAGATGAAGGAAGGCTCGCACGGCATGCCCGTATCGTTTGAATACTTGAAAGAGAAAAACCCCGACTGGCTGTTCGTGCTTGACCGCAGCGCGGCCATCGGCGAAGAAGGCCAGGCCGCCAAAGACGTGCTGAACAACCCGCTGGTGGCCGAAACCACCGCGTGGAAAAGAGGACAGGTGGTCTATCTGGACAGCGGCACTTATTTGGCCGCCGGCGGCGCACGCCAGTTGCAGACTGCGTTGAAACAGGTGGCGGAAGCGCTGGCCAAAGCGAAGTAA